Proteins encoded within one genomic window of Lentisphaera araneosa HTCC2155:
- a CDS encoding peptidylprolyl isomerase: MFSSLNNSFSKNKNLFVVVFGLLTLSFILTLSDVSIADLSSGTRSGAVGAIDGELVDRDTYDQLAAKESIVFSIERKAIIELNNSNSAHIEAVLSQKAFDQKMQKDIASGAYKAEGVDAEAMRKFADENQLTPDIIKIIRTRLGVGGQELDAAIKTIITRRNYIDSFEERVTVDETQVKAKAAQQNSTIAVQAKTFSATEAIDEKLVTYYKEKPEEFTFEDTISAQVVRFPKSPEGKTAASTFAEAAAKVKVSNFEAVAKSKKLEVITLPKTRVSAINGGQLVEGDFALSTALIELTSEKPISQVIEGAQHNYVAVLAAKGGVLPFAQIREQVIEAYFGADPLQAFYNNEDNKRQFLIPRSLQLSLVSLSPSTLYSEVAVSDEEIKADYDKNIEKYKVAQIKSTEYAITAKDDKSLAAAETTLKAIKDLVDSKAKNLEEELKKNADIKKTDTEWLSENENNKSLFVIAKGQTTAIEANELKFTFTLIKEKRDETPFAEASKEISASITHAKASTKARLAAEKLQSFISSNRGNENFFNLFLTEAASHQFNERKLQPLTPQSGNQQSMQLAMQLLQQGYTPPGGFSQQAFAQVGQMLSALSASRPVSDPSVTENGDIQYLLVEREVPSSYVPFERAKSSIAFQVANAQGKVLAKAKADSSKTELEKAEDTGAFFKANSFAEEQSITPENKAQFTGLLNDEILEKDSAYITTSGNDSILVYIKKIEAGKEDKVKESFESLMKSEKSRLAYEKIDQIFQGIKTSVTITSN; the protein is encoded by the coding sequence ATGTTTTCATCACTCAACAACTCTTTCAGTAAAAATAAAAATCTTTTTGTGGTCGTTTTCGGTCTTCTCACCCTTTCATTTATCCTTACACTTAGTGATGTAAGCATTGCCGATTTAAGCAGCGGGACTCGATCTGGAGCTGTTGGCGCTATTGATGGCGAACTCGTCGACAGAGACACCTACGACCAACTTGCAGCAAAAGAGAGTATCGTTTTCAGTATTGAACGTAAAGCGATCATTGAGCTCAATAATAGTAATAGCGCTCACATCGAAGCTGTCCTTTCGCAAAAAGCTTTCGACCAAAAGATGCAAAAAGACATTGCATCAGGTGCTTATAAAGCTGAAGGAGTTGATGCCGAAGCGATGCGCAAATTTGCTGATGAGAATCAATTAACTCCTGATATCATCAAAATTATCCGTACACGCTTAGGTGTTGGTGGCCAAGAACTCGATGCTGCTATTAAAACAATTATTACTCGTCGTAATTACATCGACAGTTTCGAAGAGCGTGTGACAGTTGATGAAACACAAGTTAAAGCTAAAGCTGCCCAGCAAAATAGCACGATTGCGGTTCAAGCAAAAACTTTCTCAGCAACAGAAGCTATCGACGAAAAACTTGTCACTTATTACAAAGAGAAACCAGAAGAGTTCACTTTTGAAGATACCATTTCAGCGCAAGTGGTTCGCTTCCCAAAAAGCCCTGAAGGTAAAACAGCTGCTAGCACTTTTGCGGAAGCCGCAGCTAAAGTTAAGGTAAGTAATTTTGAAGCCGTAGCCAAAAGTAAAAAACTTGAAGTGATCACACTTCCAAAAACTCGCGTTTCAGCTATCAATGGCGGTCAACTCGTAGAAGGTGACTTCGCTTTAAGTACAGCCCTCATTGAACTCACAAGCGAAAAACCTATTAGCCAAGTTATCGAAGGTGCTCAACACAACTATGTAGCTGTCCTTGCTGCTAAAGGCGGAGTTCTTCCCTTCGCTCAAATTCGTGAACAAGTGATCGAAGCTTACTTTGGTGCTGATCCTCTCCAAGCTTTCTACAATAATGAAGATAACAAGCGTCAGTTCCTCATTCCCCGCAGCCTACAATTAAGTCTCGTTAGCTTGAGCCCCAGCACACTCTACTCTGAAGTAGCAGTAAGTGATGAAGAAATCAAAGCAGACTACGACAAGAACATCGAGAAGTACAAAGTTGCACAAATCAAATCAACTGAGTACGCCATCACTGCTAAGGATGACAAATCACTCGCAGCTGCCGAAACAACTCTCAAGGCTATCAAAGATTTAGTTGATAGTAAGGCGAAGAATCTTGAAGAAGAACTCAAGAAAAATGCTGACATTAAAAAAACAGATACTGAATGGCTTTCTGAGAACGAAAATAACAAATCCCTCTTTGTTATTGCCAAAGGTCAAACAACTGCCATCGAAGCGAATGAATTAAAATTCACTTTTACACTTATCAAAGAAAAACGCGACGAGACTCCTTTCGCTGAGGCCAGCAAAGAAATCAGCGCGAGCATCACTCATGCTAAAGCTAGTACTAAAGCTCGTCTCGCTGCTGAAAAACTTCAATCTTTCATCTCATCAAATCGCGGCAATGAAAACTTCTTCAACCTCTTTTTAACTGAAGCGGCAAGTCACCAATTCAATGAGCGTAAGCTTCAACCTCTTACTCCTCAATCTGGCAACCAACAAAGCATGCAGCTCGCTATGCAACTTCTCCAACAAGGCTACACTCCTCCAGGTGGTTTCTCCCAACAAGCTTTTGCACAAGTTGGCCAAATGCTTTCAGCACTTTCTGCTTCGCGTCCTGTAAGTGACCCTTCAGTTACTGAAAATGGCGACATCCAATACCTCTTAGTGGAAAGAGAAGTTCCTTCTTCTTACGTTCCTTTTGAACGCGCTAAGTCAAGCATCGCTTTCCAAGTAGCTAATGCTCAAGGTAAAGTTCTTGCTAAAGCTAAAGCGGACTCATCAAAAACTGAACTCGAAAAAGCTGAAGATACCGGAGCCTTCTTTAAAGCTAATTCATTTGCTGAAGAACAAAGCATTACTCCCGAGAACAAAGCTCAATTCACTGGCCTACTCAACGACGAAATCCTTGAAAAAGATTCAGCTTACATCACGACTAGCGGTAACGACAGCATTTTAGTTTACATCAAAAAAATTGAAGCTGGCAAAGAAGATAAAGTTAAAGAGAGTTTTGAAAGCCTTATGAAGAGTGAAAAATCGCGATTGGCCTACGAGAAGATTGATCAGATCTTCCAGGGAATCAAAACTTCTGTGACCATCACAAGTAATTAA
- a CDS encoding DUF58 domain-containing protein, producing the protein MSDLSQYLNPEVVNAVERLDLQARCIAEAYLTGRHRSAQHGFSTQFSQHRPYIKGDPIKDIDWKVYARSDKYHIKKYEAETNIECTFLVDISESMNYKSHALSKLEYATCLCAALSLILTQQQDSPGLITFDDDVRHFIQPRSSQKQLMQIIHTLGTQEESQASDFSTALPNAASMLGHKGLLVCFSDLLGDTDKALETLQTLSYGKHDIMLFHLLDPEEIELKEGDLSRFQDSERPDSKVVANPDSIRQVYQKLIQDFISKIKGKCQESKITWCFINTADPFDLAIHDFMSQRRAMM; encoded by the coding sequence ATGTCTGATTTAAGCCAATACCTCAACCCCGAAGTCGTCAACGCTGTTGAACGCCTCGACCTCCAAGCTCGATGTATTGCTGAAGCTTACCTAACAGGACGACATCGTAGTGCTCAGCACGGCTTTTCGACTCAATTTAGTCAGCACCGCCCCTATATAAAAGGCGACCCCATCAAAGATATTGACTGGAAAGTTTACGCTCGCTCAGACAAATATCACATCAAAAAATATGAAGCTGAAACTAATATTGAATGCACTTTTTTAGTCGACATCTCTGAGTCAATGAATTATAAAAGCCACGCTCTGAGTAAACTGGAATATGCCACATGCCTCTGCGCCGCACTTAGCCTAATACTCACTCAACAGCAAGACAGTCCCGGTCTCATCACTTTCGATGATGATGTTCGTCATTTCATCCAACCTCGCTCGAGCCAAAAGCAACTCATGCAAATCATTCACACTTTAGGAACTCAAGAAGAATCACAAGCCAGCGATTTTAGTACTGCCTTGCCAAATGCGGCTTCCATGTTGGGCCACAAAGGTTTGCTCGTGTGCTTCAGCGATCTTTTGGGTGATACTGACAAAGCCTTAGAAACACTGCAAACACTTAGTTATGGCAAACACGACATCATGCTTTTCCACCTCCTTGATCCCGAGGAAATCGAACTCAAAGAAGGCGACCTCTCTCGCTTCCAAGACAGCGAACGTCCCGACTCCAAAGTCGTCGCTAACCCCGACTCCATTCGCCAAGTTTATCAAAAACTCATCCAAGATTTTATTAGTAAAATCAAAGGTAAATGTCAAGAGAGTAAAATCACTTGGTGCTTCATCAATACCGCTGATCCATTTGACCTTGCGATCCACGATTTCATGAGTCAACGACGCGCAATGATGTAA